The window CGCCCGGGCGGGTCAGCGCCCGGAGGATGGCCGAGAGGGCGGGAATCACGCCGGTCACAGGGCGTATCCATTCGCGCGCGGGAGCCCATCCGTGCCTCCGTGCGAACCAGCCCGTAATTGCCGCATAGTAGCTCTCCGGGACCTTCGCATAACCGAAGATGCCGTGTTCGACCCTGCGGCGAAGTGCCTCGACGACGGCCGGGGCCGTCCTGAAATCCATGTCCGCCACCCACATCGGCAGGATGTCGTCGGCGGGTTTCTCGTCCCACTTCAGCGAGTGCGTGCCCCGCCGCGGGATCGGTTCGTCGAAATCGTAGTTCATCATACTATGTAATACGCAGAATTGCCACCGAAGGTTTCAGCGGCTGTTTTTATTTCCGTTTTTCGTTCCGCGCGATGGCGGGGTGTCGCTGAAATGATATATATTTGTGCCGGGAACGACTCTCGAAGACTATGGCAAAGATTCTGATTATCGACGACGAACAACAGCTGCGCGGGCTGCTGGCCCGGATCATCTCGCTCGAAGGGTACGATGTGACGGAAGCCGCGGACTGCGCCTCGGGGCTGAAAGCGCTCCGCCGCTGCGATCCCGACGTGGTGCTGTGCGACGTGAAGCTGCCCGACGGCAACGGCGTCGAGATGGTGGCGAAGATCAAGGAGACCGCACCGTCGGCCGAAGTCATCCTGCTGACGGCTTACGGCAACATCCCCGACGGGGTGCAGGCCATCAAGAACGGCGCCTTCGACTACATCACCAAGGGCGACGACAACAACAAGATTCTGCCCCTGCTGAGCCGTGCCGTCGAGAAGGCCCGGATGCAGCGGCGGCTGGCCCGCATCGACGACTCCCTGTCCGAACAGCACTCGTTCGACCGGGTCATCGGCCGTTCGGAATCCCTGCGCCGGGCCGTGGAACTGGCCCGCAAGGTCGCCGCCACGGACACCTCGGTGCTGCTCACGGGCGAAACGGGAACCGGCAAGGAGGTCTTCGCCCAGGCCATTCATCACGCCAGTCCGCGGGCCCGGGAGGCTTTCGTCGCGGTCAATTGTTCGGCCTTTTCGAAGGAGCTGCTCGAAAGCGAGCTGTTCGGCCACCGTGCAGGCAGTTTCACGGGAGCCGCCAAAGATAAGAAAGGACTCTTCGAAGAGGCCGACAAAGGCACGCTGTTCCTCGACGAGATCGGGGAGATGCCTGCCGAATTGCAGGCCAAACTGCTGCGGGTGCTCGAAAGCGGGGAGTTCATCAAGATCGGCGAAACACGCCCCACGCGGGTCGATGTGCGTCTGATCGCCGCCACGAACCGCGACCTCGAACGGGAGATCGCCGCAGGCGGTTTCCGCGGGGACCTCTTTTTCCGGCTGTCGGTCTTCCGTATCCAGCTGCCGCCGCTGGCAGAACGTCGGGGCGACATTCCCGAATACGTCCGCTTCTTCGCGACGCAGTTCGCTGCCAAAATGGGCAAACGCATCGACACGATCGACGACCGCTACATCGCGGCCCTCGAACGCCATCCCTGGCCGGGCAACGTCCGCGAACTGCGCAATGTCGTGGAGCGCAGCATGATCATGGCCGACGGCAACAGTCTCACGTTCGACTGCCTCGCCCCCGAGTTTCACACGGCGGCCGTCGGCTGTGCGCCCGATTCGCTGACGCTCGAAGACCTCGAACGCCGCCACATTCTCCGGGTGCTGGACCACACCGGGGGTAACAAGGCCGAAGCCGCCCGTCTGCTGGGCATCGGTATCGCCACGCTCTACCGCAAACTCGAAAGCTACGGGGTGAAATAACCCTCCGGGCTTTTCATTTCGAGAGGGCCGCCTTATCAAAATGATAGGGCGGCCCTCCTTTTTCGTGCGCATCGAAAAATCGCAACCGGTTATCCGAGAGCGACTTGCATCCGAAACTGCGGTTTTGGCACCGCCTTCGTATGCTATCCGGGCAAACCGAACGAGGAATTCGACATGGCAACTTTGATAACCATACTGCTGATCGCGCTGTTTTGCGGCGCCATGTTGCTGCTGGACCGGATGCTGTGCGGTTATGTAAAAATGATGTCTAACTCAAAAAAAACGAAGCGATGAACGCAATCGTACTTTTCATTCTGCTCTGCGCCCTGGGGGCGTTGTGCTACTGGTTCTATTTCAAATGTGTGGATTGGTTCGAAAAAATCTGAAGGAAAAATGTTTACAGGACTGCTTATTCTGAGCATTGTCGGATTCATCTATCTGATGTACGTGCTCGTAAAACCCGAAAAATTCTGATTGTCTGACCCGTAAAAAAAGCGAATAAATGAATACGGAAATTTTAGGCGTGATTTTGCAATGGGTGGCTCTGGCGGTGCTCTGCTATCCGCTGGGGCGCTACATCGCCAAAGTCTACCGCGGCGAGCGCACCTGGCTCGACTTCATGGCTCCGCTCGAAAGGGGCATTTACAAGGTCTGCGGCATCGATCCCTGCGAGGATATGGACTGGAAGAAGTTCCTCAAGGCTCTGCTGATGGTCAACCTCTTCTGGTTCTTCTGGGGCATGGTGCTGCTCTGCTGCCAGAGCTGGCTGCCGCTCAATCCCGACGGCAATGCCAACCAGACGCCCGATCTGGCGTTCAACACCTGCATCTCGTTCATGGTCAACTGCAACTTGCAGCATTACAGCGGAGAGAGCGGGCTCACTTATTTCACGCAGCTGTTCGTGATCATGCTCTTCCAGTTCATCACCGCGGCGTGCGGCATGGCCGCCATGGCCGGCATCATGAAGGCGCTGGCGGCGAAGACCACGAAAGCCATCGGCAATTTCTGGGTTTATCTGGTCAGGAGCACGACCCGCATCCTGATGCCCCTGTCGCTTCTGGTCGGCATCCTGCTGGTGATCAACGGCACTCCGATGTCGTTCGACGGCAAACAGACCATCACGACGCTCGAAGGCGCCGAGCAGGTCATCTCGCAGGGCCCTACGGCAGCCATCGTGCCGATCAAACAGCTGGGTACCAACGGCGGCGGTTACTTCGGCGTCAACTCCTCGCATCCGCTCGAAAATCCCAACGCCTTCACGAACATTCTGGAGTGCTGGTCGATTTTGATTATCCCGATGGCGATGGTCTGGGCTTTCGGCTTCTACATCCGTCGCCGCAAGCTGGCCGCCTGGATCTTCGGCGTGATGCTCTTCGCCTTCACGGCAGGTATTTTCGTCTCCGTTCCGCAGGAGATGGGCGGCAACCCCAATATCGACGAAATGGGCATTGCGCAGGATCTGGGCTCGATGGAGGGCAAGGAGATCCGCATCGGTTCGGCCGCATCGGCCATGTGGGGCATGGTGACGACCGTCACGTCGAACGGCTCGGTGAACTCGATGCACGACTCGCAGACCCCGCTCAGCGGCATGATGCAGATGCTCAACATGCAGATCAACTGCTGGTTCGGCGGCGTCGGAGTGGGGTGGATGAACTACTTCGCCTTTCTGATCATCGCCGTCTTCATCAGCGGACTGATGGTGGGCCGCACGCCCGAATTCCTCGGCCACAAGGTCGAGGCGCGCGAAATGAAGATCGCCACGCTGGTCGTGCTGATGCATCCCTTCCTAATTCTCGTCGGTACGGGCATTTCCGCCGCCGTGGCCGCCGCGAACCCCGAAATAGGGTGGCTGAACAACCCCTCGTTCCACGGACTGAGCGAAATGCTCTACGAGTACACCTCGGCCGCCGCGAACAACGGCTCGGGCTTCGAGGGACTCGGCGACAACACGCCGTTCTGGAATATCATGACCGGCATCGCCCTGATCATGGGCCGCTATTTCCCGATCGTGGGCCAGGTTGCCATCGCCGGCCTCCTCGCCTCGAAGAAATTCATTCCCGAGAGCGCCGGAACGCTGAAAACCGACACGTTCACCTTCTCGCTGATGACCTTCGCCGTCATCATCATCGTGGCCGCCCTTTCGTTCTTCCCGGCACAGGCTCTGGGTCCCATCGCCGATTATTTAAGTTTCTAATTCGGATTTGAAAAATGAAAAATCGAGTAAATAATTCGTTGTTCAACAAACAGCTTGTAAACGCAAGTTTCGTTGAGTCGTTCCGCAAGCTCGATCCGCGGGCGATGATCAAGAACCCGATCATGTTCACCGTCGAGGTCGTGACGTTCGTCATGCTGCTGCTGATCGTCTGGATCGCCGTGACGGGGAACACGTCGCAGGGTTCGCTGGGTTACAATATCGTGATCTTCCTGGTGTTGCTGGCTACGGTGCTCTTCGCCAATTTCGCCGAGGCTATCGCCGAAGCGCGCGGCAGGGCGCAGGCCGATTCGCTGCGCAAGACCCGTGAGGAGACCCCTGCCAAACGTATTGAGAAGGACGGACAGTCGCATATCGTCAGCAGTTCGGCGCTGCGCAAGGGCGACGTGTTCGAATGCGTTGCCGGCGACACCATTCCTGCCGATGGCGAGATTGTCGAGGGGCTGGCGTCGATCGACGAAAGCGCCATCACGGGCGAATCGGCCCCGGTGATCCGCGAGGCGGGCGGCGACAAGAGTTCGGTCACGGGCGGCACGAAGGTGCTCTCCGACCGTATTCTGGTGAAAGTGACCGTACAGCCGGGCGAGAGTTTCCTCGACAAGATGATCGCCCTCGTCGAAGGCTCCTCGCGTCAGAAAACTCCGAACGAGATTGCGCTGACCATCCTGCTTGCGGGCTTTACGCTCGTTTTCGTGATCGTTTGCGCCACGCTCAAGCCCTTCGCCGACTATGTGGGCGCCAACATCACCGTCGCGGCCTTCATCTCGCTGTTCGTCTGCCTGATCCCGACCACCATCGGCGGCCTGCTGTCGGCCATCGGCATCGCCGGCATGGACCGCGCCCTGCAAGCCAACGTCATCACCAAGTCGGGCAAGGCCGTCGAGACCGCCGGCGACATCGACACGCTGCTGCTGGACAAGACCGGCACAATCACCATCGGCAATCGCAAGGCCACCGAGTTCTATCCTGCGAACGGAGTGAATCCCAAGGAGTTCCTCCATCTCTGCGTCCTTTCCTCTGCGGCCGATGAGACTCCCGAGGGCAAATCCATCGTCGAACTGGGGCGCGAACACGGTTTCCGGCTCAGTCAGACCGATCTGGCAGGCGTGCGCATGGTGAAATTCACGGCCGAGACCAAGTGTTCGGGCGTGGACATGCCCGACGGCCGCCGCATCCGCAAGGGCGCTTCGGAGGCTATCCGTGCGATCGCGCAAAAAGCGGGCAACGGATTCTCGCCGGAAGTGGAGAAGATCGTGCGTACGATCTCGGAGAACGGCGGGACGCCCCTCGTGGTCTGCGAGAACGAACGGATCATGGGCGTCATCGAATTGCAGGACATCATCAAGACGGGTATCCGCGAGCGTTTCGAACGTCTGCGCAAGATGGGTGTGAAGACCGTGATGGTGACGGGCGACAATCCGCTGACAGCCAAATATATCGCCGAACAGGCAGGTGTCGATGACTTCATCGCCGAGGCCAAGCCCGAGGACAAGATGGAGTATATCCGCCGCGAACAGCGGGCCGGCAAACTGGTGGCCATGATGGGCGACGGTACGAACGACGCCCCGGCGCTCGCGCAGGCCGACGTGGGCGTTGCGATGAACAGCGGCACGCAGGCCGCCAAGGAGGCGGGCAACATGGTCGATCTGGACAACGACCCCACGAAACTGATCGAGATCGTCGAGATCGGCAAGCAGCTTCTGATGACGCGCGGTACGCTGACGACCTTCTCTATCGCCAACGACGTGGCCAAATACTTCGCCATCGTTCCGGCGCTGTTCATCACCTCGATTCCGGCGTTGCAGACGCTGAACATCATGCACCTGCATTCGCCCGAAAGCGCCATCCTCTCGGCGGTGATTTTCAACGCGGTCATCATTCCGCTGCTGATTCCGCTGGCTCTGCGCGGCGTCGCCTACAAACCGATCGGAGCTTCGGCCCTGCTGCGACGCAACCTCTTCATCTACGGCCTGGGCGGCATTGTCGTTCCGTTCATCGGCATCAAGCTGATTGACATGTTGGTAAGTGTGTTCTTTTAACGTATTGCTTGAATTATGAAAAATCTTTGGATTTCAATCAGGATAACGCTGGCGATGTGCGTCGTGCTGTTCGTCGGTTATGTATTGGTGCTGCGCCTCGTGGCGTGGGTGGCATCGCCCAATGACGGTGAGGCTCCCGTGGTGACCTATAACGGCCGGGTGGTCGGGGCAGCCAACGTGGGGCAGGTCTTCACGGACAGTGTCTATTTCTGGGTGCGTCCTTCGAACGTGGACTACAACGGCGAAGGCTCGGGCGGCAGCAACAAGGGCACGAACAATCCCGAATATCTGGCCCAGGTGGAGGAGCGCATCGACGCTTTCCTCGCCGCCCATCCCTACCTCTCGCGCGAGGAGGTTCCCGCCGAGATGGTGACCGCGAGCGGTTCGGGCCTCGATCCCGACATTTCGATCCGCGGCGCCGAGGTGCAGATCCGCCGTGTGGCTGCGGCCCGCGGCATGTCGGAAGCCGAGGTGAAGAAGATCGTCGAAGAGAATGTCTGCAAACCGTGGCTCGGACTCTTCGGCACCTATAAGGTCAATGTCTTGAAGCTGAACGTGGCGTTGGACACCGCACAGAACGAATAAAAGCGTGAGGAACTTATGGAAAAGCTGGATAAACCGGCCAGACGCTGGCTGATCGTGTTGATCGTATTTTTGGTCGTGTTTCTGGTCACGGACTTGATTTGACAATTCGGCCGGTTTCCGGCTTTCGTAAGTCGGACCATGCAAAACAAGCATTTCCCGTCGCGTACGCCCGGACCCGGAGACGGGTTTCGGGGCGCAACGGACGAAAAATAATTCGAATCGAACAAGAAGAAACCTATTTGAAAATTTATGAAACGCATTTTACTCGGAGCATTGGCCGCTGCGGCCTTGTTTGGAACGAATCACGTTGCCGCCCGAAACGAAGGAGTGTCGTTCGGCGGCGGTTCCGATCTCGTAAGTTCGTATTACTGGCGCGGTGTCAGGGAGTCGGGCCCGGCCCTGCAACCCGCGTTGACCATGACGGCCGGAAACTTCTCGGTGACGGCCTGGGGGTCGGTTGATTTCAGCGACAGCGGCTATAAGGAGATGGATCTCACGCTGGCCTACCAGCTGGGGCCCGTGACGCTTTCGGTGGCCGACCTTTATTGGACCGGACATGACGATGACCGCTATTTCGTGTTCGACAGCCGTTCTCCCCACCGCATCGAGGTGGGTGCCAGCTGGGTCGTATCGGAGAAACTGCCTTTCACGCTGTCGTGGTACACGATTCTGTTCGGCGCCGCCGACCGGAACCATAAGGGAGAACGCGCCTATGCTTCCTATTTCGAGGTGGCCTGTCCTTTCACGGTGAAGACGATCGACATGAAAGCCGGCGTGGGTATGGTTCCCTGGAACGCTGCCGCGACCTATAACTGCGGCGACCGCGATTTCTACGTACAGAATGTCTTCCTCAATGCCGGCAAAACCTGGGACATCAAGGGTGCCGACGGTATGAAAATTGGAATTTTCACCAATTTGATTTGGAATCCCGCTCTCGACGATGTTAACTTTGTCGGCGGATTCTCGTTCAGAATGTAGCTGTATGGATACCCATGACACCCGGAGGAGCGCCGAGCACTTTCTCGATCTGATCAAGGAGTCGCATCGCGGCAAGTTCAAGGTCTATATCGGCATGAGTGCCGGCGTGGGCAAGACTTACCGCATGTTGCAGGAGGCGCACCAGTTGCTCGACGCAGGTGTCGATGTGCGTATCGGATATGTTGAAACGCATGGCCGTGCGGAAACGGAAGCCCTCGTAGCGGGGCTTCCGTTCATTCCCCGGCGCAGGCTCTTTTACAAGGGCAAGGAGCTTGAAGAGATGGACGCGCAGGCGATCGTCAACCTGCATCCGGAGATCGTCGTCGTTGACGAATTGGCCCACACCAACATCGAAGGAAGCGAAAATCCCAAGCGGTGGCAGGACGTGATGCAGATTCTCGATGCGGGGATCAGCGTCATTTCCGCAATCAATATCCAGCATATCGAAAGCCTCAATGAACAGGTTCAGGAGATTACCGGTGTGGAGGTTCACGAGCGGGTTCCGGACAGCGTGCTGGCGATGGCCGACGAGGTGGTGAATATCGACCTGACGGCGGAGGACCTGATCGACCGTCTGAAAGCGGGCAAGATCTATAAGCCGGAAAAAATCCAGACGGCCCTGAACAACTTCTTCCGGCAGGAGCACATCCTTCAGCTGCGCGAGCTGGCGCTGAAAGAGGTGGCGCTCCGTGTGGAGAAGAAAGTTGAAAACGAGGTCGTCAATACGGCGCAGCTGCATGGCCGCATCCTGGCGGTGATCGACAGCAGCGAGAAGCGGGCCCGGAAGGTCATCCGCAAAACGGCGCGTATGGCCACGCATCTCAACGCCGGATTCACGGTTCTCTACGTCCAGAGCGACCGGGAGGCTCCGGATCGGATTCCGCTGGCGCGGCAACGCTACCTGATCAACAATTTCAATCTGGCGCAGGAACTGGGCGGCGAGGTGATGCGCGTGCATTCGAACCGGCATATAGATACGATTGTCGAGGCGTGTATCAACAGGAAGATCAGCAACGTCTGTATCAGCAAGCCGGAGTTTTCCCTTTATTCTTTGATCGTTACGGCGATACGACTGCGCTTTCTGCTGAACCGCCTGTCGCGTTTGAATATTGACTTAACCATTTTATCGTAATTTATGAAACTGCGTTACCGATTGACATTGGGTATCGGATTCCTGTTCGCCCTGATTCTGCTGCTGGGCATTCAGTCCGTCAGTTATGTGCGGCAGTTGTCGAAGTCGTCGAAGGAGATTCTCGCGGACAATTATAATTCCCTGCATTATGCCAAGGATATGCTGCGCTCGTTGGATCGCATCTCCCGGGATTCCGCTTCCCGGCAGACCCTGATCCGCAGCCTCGAATTGCAGCGGGAAAACATCACCGAAGCCAACGAGCGGGAAGTCACTGCGGCGCTGGGCGATAAGATTGCGGCGCTGACGGACAGCATGACGGATACTGAGATCAGATTGATTCGGGACGATCTCTATCGGATCATGGAGCTGAACATGACTTCGATCCGCATGAAAAGTTCCGATACGGCGACGAGGGCTGCGGATGCGATGTGGTCGCTGACGATCGTCTCCGTACTTTGCGTTTTACTGGCCATGATTTTCCTGATTCGTTTCCCGGCGATCGTATTGAGGCCCATCGACCGGCTGAAGCAGGGGATCACGCAGATCGCCAACCACAATTACGATCAGCGGCTCGATTTCGGCGACGACCGGGAGTTCGGGGAGGTGGCGCAGTCGTTCAACGACATGGCCGCCAGGCTGGACGAATACCGGCGCAGTTCACTTGACAAGCTGATGACTGCGAAGACCCGCGTCGAAGCGATCGTGAATACGCTGCATGAACCGATCATCGGTCTGGATTCGTCCCGCAATATCTTGTTCATGAATAACGAGGCTCTCTCCGTGCTGAATCTCAAAGAGGATGTCGTCGGACGCAATGCGACGGAAGTCGCGCTTTCGAACGACTTGCTGCGGCGTCTTGTCCGCGAACTTTACGGCGAACAAGAGAAAAAAGATGACCAGCAACCGCTGAAAATCTATGCCGACAACAAGGAGAGCTATTTTCAGGTGGAAAATACGCCACTTTACATTACGCCCGTAGGCAGTACGGCGCAACAGTTCATCGGCAACCTGATCGTGCTGAACAATGTGACGAAATACAAGGAACTGGATTCGGCCAAGACCAATTTCATCTCGACCGTTTCGCACGAGATGAAAACCCCGATCTCCTCGATCCTGATGAGTCTGCAACTGCTGGGCGACACCCGGCTGGGGCAGCTCAACGACGAGCAGAAACAGCTTGTGGGCAGTATCAAGGACAGCAGCGACCGTTTGCTGAATATTACGGGCGAACTGCTCAACATGACGCAGGTCGAGTCGGGAAAGCTCAAACTCATGCCCAAGGTCGTGAAACCTGTCGAGCTGATCGACTATGCCGTGCACGCCACTCAGATCTTGGCGGAGCGGTTCCATTGCTTCGTGGAGATCGATTATCCCGAAAAGATTTCGAAACTCTTCGTCGATAACGAGAAGATCGCCTGGGTCATCACCAATCTGCTGTCGAACGCCATCCACCATTCGCCCGAGAAATCGCGCATCATCATCGGCGCCGTGCAGCGTGAAAAGGCGGTGGAGATCTACGTGCGCGACTTCGGCCGCGGCATCGACCCGCGCTACCACAAGAGCATCTTCGAACGCTATTTCCGCGTTCCCGGGACCAAGGTGCAGGGCAGCGGGCTGGGGCTGGCGATCTCGAAGGAGTTCGTCGAGGCGCACGGAGGAACGATCTCGGTCGAAAGCGAGATCGGCAAGGGCAGCCGCTTTTCCATTCTGTTACCCGCCTGATCCGGTCAGGATTCCGCCGAAACGGTTCGGGGCCGTGGGGCGCATGCCGCAGAGCTGATCATTCGGCCGCATCTTCGTCGGCATCGCCGAGGCTGAACTCCTTGTCGGCGAAGAGTTCGGCGAGGCCCGTGATCTGTTTCAAACGCAGCAGTTCGTCGCGGTCCATGCCGATATGACGCATGATCCACTGGTCGGACATCCGCGCGCGGGTCAGTTCGGCGACGATCTCGCTCATCAGCTCGACGTTGTGCGTTCCCCGCGCCCGGTTGTGGCGGATGGTCGAGGCCATGCGGTTCGAAAGGTCCTTTTCGATCACGGTGACGGGCAGCAGCCCCCGTTCGCGTTCGTAGATGCGCTTCGAGGTTTTGAGCACCAGATAGCGGTGGTAGCCGTCCACCAGTTCGTAACGGTCCCTTTCGGCGTCGTAATAGCAGACGCACGGCATCGTGTAGCCGTCTTCCCAGATCGACAGTTCCAGCAGTTTCATTTCGGGCGGCGCCACGACATTGGGATTGTAGCTGTTCGCCACGATCTTCTCCACCGGTACGGCGCGGACGTTATAGACAGGGCTCCGGAAGTTCTTCTCGGTCGGATGTTCGTAATAGCGATTCATATTTTTCCATGATTTTCCTGCGGCGCTGCGTTTCGCTCTTGTTGGGCGAAAAACCCATGTATTTGCAGGCGTGGTCGTTTTTCAGGATGCAGATGCAGATGCGTTTGAACGTGGGCAGCTGGCTGAATTCCGGCAGGTCCGTGTCGTCGAGATACTCCATGCGCACCGGACGCTTGTCGGTGCGGTAGGCGCTTTTGTCGCCGACTTCGATGCGGATGCCGGCCTTTTGCAGTCTGGCGATGGTCTCTTCGGAGAGACATCCGCCCTTTTCGCGCCAGAAGCGGATGCTCACAGAGAGTTTTTCGAGGTAATTGCGCCGCGTCGGCTCCGGGAGCGTCGAGAGCAGGAAGTGCATGTAACGCTCCCACGTCATTCCCTTCGGCAGACGCACCGACTGCCAGCCGACGGCCGTCGTCCTGCCGTACAGCGCCGCGAAATTGGCTCCGTCAACCCGGCCGACC of the Alistipes senegalensis JC50 genome contains:
- a CDS encoding sigma-54-dependent transcriptional regulator, with the translated sequence MAKILIIDDEQQLRGLLARIISLEGYDVTEAADCASGLKALRRCDPDVVLCDVKLPDGNGVEMVAKIKETAPSAEVILLTAYGNIPDGVQAIKNGAFDYITKGDDNNKILPLLSRAVEKARMQRRLARIDDSLSEQHSFDRVIGRSESLRRAVELARKVAATDTSVLLTGETGTGKEVFAQAIHHASPRAREAFVAVNCSAFSKELLESELFGHRAGSFTGAAKDKKGLFEEADKGTLFLDEIGEMPAELQAKLLRVLESGEFIKIGETRPTRVDVRLIAATNRDLEREIAAGGFRGDLFFRLSVFRIQLPPLAERRGDIPEYVRFFATQFAAKMGKRIDTIDDRYIAALERHPWPGNVRELRNVVERSMIMADGNSLTFDCLAPEFHTAAVGCAPDSLTLEDLERRHILRVLDHTGGNKAEAARLLGIGIATLYRKLESYGVK
- a CDS encoding potassium-transporting ATPase subunit F, which produces MFTGLLILSIVGFIYLMYVLVKPEKF
- the kdpA gene encoding potassium-transporting ATPase subunit KdpA, whose translation is MNTEILGVILQWVALAVLCYPLGRYIAKVYRGERTWLDFMAPLERGIYKVCGIDPCEDMDWKKFLKALLMVNLFWFFWGMVLLCCQSWLPLNPDGNANQTPDLAFNTCISFMVNCNLQHYSGESGLTYFTQLFVIMLFQFITAACGMAAMAGIMKALAAKTTKAIGNFWVYLVRSTTRILMPLSLLVGILLVINGTPMSFDGKQTITTLEGAEQVISQGPTAAIVPIKQLGTNGGGYFGVNSSHPLENPNAFTNILECWSILIIPMAMVWAFGFYIRRRKLAAWIFGVMLFAFTAGIFVSVPQEMGGNPNIDEMGIAQDLGSMEGKEIRIGSAASAMWGMVTTVTSNGSVNSMHDSQTPLSGMMQMLNMQINCWFGGVGVGWMNYFAFLIIAVFISGLMVGRTPEFLGHKVEAREMKIATLVVLMHPFLILVGTGISAAVAAANPEIGWLNNPSFHGLSEMLYEYTSAAANNGSGFEGLGDNTPFWNIMTGIALIMGRYFPIVGQVAIAGLLASKKFIPESAGTLKTDTFTFSLMTFAVIIIVAALSFFPAQALGPIADYLSF
- the kdpB gene encoding potassium-transporting ATPase subunit KdpB, translating into MKNRVNNSLFNKQLVNASFVESFRKLDPRAMIKNPIMFTVEVVTFVMLLLIVWIAVTGNTSQGSLGYNIVIFLVLLATVLFANFAEAIAEARGRAQADSLRKTREETPAKRIEKDGQSHIVSSSALRKGDVFECVAGDTIPADGEIVEGLASIDESAITGESAPVIREAGGDKSSVTGGTKVLSDRILVKVTVQPGESFLDKMIALVEGSSRQKTPNEIALTILLAGFTLVFVIVCATLKPFADYVGANITVAAFISLFVCLIPTTIGGLLSAIGIAGMDRALQANVITKSGKAVETAGDIDTLLLDKTGTITIGNRKATEFYPANGVNPKEFLHLCVLSSAADETPEGKSIVELGREHGFRLSQTDLAGVRMVKFTAETKCSGVDMPDGRRIRKGASEAIRAIAQKAGNGFSPEVEKIVRTISENGGTPLVVCENERIMGVIELQDIIKTGIRERFERLRKMGVKTVMVTGDNPLTAKYIAEQAGVDDFIAEAKPEDKMEYIRREQRAGKLVAMMGDGTNDAPALAQADVGVAMNSGTQAAKEAGNMVDLDNDPTKLIEIVEIGKQLLMTRGTLTTFSIANDVAKYFAIVPALFITSIPALQTLNIMHLHSPESAILSAVIFNAVIIPLLIPLALRGVAYKPIGASALLRRNLFIYGLGGIVVPFIGIKLIDMLVSVFF
- a CDS encoding K(+)-transporting ATPase subunit C, which gives rise to MKNLWISIRITLAMCVVLFVGYVLVLRLVAWVASPNDGEAPVVTYNGRVVGAANVGQVFTDSVYFWVRPSNVDYNGEGSGGSNKGTNNPEYLAQVEERIDAFLAAHPYLSREEVPAEMVTASGSGLDPDISIRGAEVQIRRVAAARGMSEAEVKKIVEENVCKPWLGLFGTYKVNVLKLNVALDTAQNE
- a CDS encoding sensor protein KdpD, whose amino-acid sequence is MDTHDTRRSAEHFLDLIKESHRGKFKVYIGMSAGVGKTYRMLQEAHQLLDAGVDVRIGYVETHGRAETEALVAGLPFIPRRRLFYKGKELEEMDAQAIVNLHPEIVVVDELAHTNIEGSENPKRWQDVMQILDAGISVISAINIQHIESLNEQVQEITGVEVHERVPDSVLAMADEVVNIDLTAEDLIDRLKAGKIYKPEKIQTALNNFFRQEHILQLRELALKEVALRVEKKVENEVVNTAQLHGRILAVIDSSEKRARKVIRKTARMATHLNAGFTVLYVQSDREAPDRIPLARQRYLINNFNLAQELGGEVMRVHSNRHIDTIVEACINRKISNVCISKPEFSLYSLIVTAIRLRFLLNRLSRLNIDLTILS
- a CDS encoding ATP-binding protein, which gives rise to MKLRYRLTLGIGFLFALILLLGIQSVSYVRQLSKSSKEILADNYNSLHYAKDMLRSLDRISRDSASRQTLIRSLELQRENITEANEREVTAALGDKIAALTDSMTDTEIRLIRDDLYRIMELNMTSIRMKSSDTATRAADAMWSLTIVSVLCVLLAMIFLIRFPAIVLRPIDRLKQGITQIANHNYDQRLDFGDDREFGEVAQSFNDMAARLDEYRRSSLDKLMTAKTRVEAIVNTLHEPIIGLDSSRNILFMNNEALSVLNLKEDVVGRNATEVALSNDLLRRLVRELYGEQEKKDDQQPLKIYADNKESYFQVENTPLYITPVGSTAQQFIGNLIVLNNVTKYKELDSAKTNFISTVSHEMKTPISSILMSLQLLGDTRLGQLNDEQKQLVGSIKDSSDRLLNITGELLNMTQVESGKLKLMPKVVKPVELIDYAVHATQILAERFHCFVEIDYPEKISKLFVDNEKIAWVITNLLSNAIHHSPEKSRIIIGAVQREKAVEIYVRDFGRGIDPRYHKSIFERYFRVPGTKVQGSGLGLAISKEFVEAHGGTISVESEIGKGSRFSILLPA
- a CDS encoding IbrB-like domain-containing protein, whose protein sequence is MNRYYEHPTEKNFRSPVYNVRAVPVEKIVANSYNPNVVAPPEMKLLELSIWEDGYTMPCVCYYDAERDRYELVDGYHRYLVLKTSKRIYERERGLLPVTVIEKDLSNRMASTIRHNRARGTHNVELMSEIVAELTRARMSDQWIMRHIGMDRDELLRLKQITGLAELFADKEFSLGDADEDAAE